GATAATCTGGATATCAACTCAGAGGATGATTAAGGGCGCTCTAAGTGCCCCCTGTCTTAGATCACCACCAGGCACTGATACTGGCGATGCCTTGGGCACCGTTCGCTCGAGCAAGATTCAGATCTTCCTCTCCCACACCACCCAGTGCGTACACCGGCACATTTGCTAACTCAACCAATTCTGAAAATGCAGCCCAACCCAGCGGAAGTAGATCAGGGTGGGATTGCGTGTAGTTAACAGGTGACAGGAGCAAATAATCCGCACCTATTGCTTGTGCGTGCTCAATTTCTTGCGCATTGTGGCAAGAAACACCCAGCAGGATATTATGGGCAACCGGGCGTTCAATTAGCTCAGCGGCTTCATGGCGATTCAGATGCAACCCCGCATTTATCTGAGGCAACAGCATTTGAATTTGATTGAAGGTAGCTACCGAGGTATTTAGTTGCAACTGTACCTTATATAGCGAGGTTAAATCTGCAACAACATTTAACAGCTCGTAATGGTGTACCGGAGAAAGATTGGGAATTCGCAACTGTAAAATACCAACACCAGCCGCCAGGACATCCGTGACACGCGCAATAAAGTCAGGTTCATTTGTTAATGCACCCGTAATTGCATAGGTGGATGGCAAATTAATAGCAGAAATAATGGGGCGATTGGCGGCAGGGAATTCAAACCCTTTAAGTTGTTCAACATCAACCCATTGAATTGGCTGACCTTCATTACCACAGGCTTCGCCAGAAAAGCGGGTAATACGATGCACATCCAGAAGCACAGACTTGTCAGTATAATGATGACGAATTTGTATTAATGGCTCGCTGGCAAGCACATTAATATTCAATTCTTCGCGCAACTCACGCGCCAAGGCCTGCTGAATCGTTTCGCCAGCATCGACCTTACCGCCCGGAAACTCCCAGAGCCCACCTTGATGCGCTGAGTCCGGGCGCTTGGCA
The nucleotide sequence above comes from Cellvibrio sp. PSBB023. Encoded proteins:
- a CDS encoding Nudix family hydrolase yields the protein MNKLVHVAVGVIYRPDGNILIAKRPDSAHQGGLWEFPGGKVDAGETIQQALARELREELNINVLASEPLIQIRHHYTDKSVLLDVHRITRFSGEACGNEGQPIQWVDVEQLKGFEFPAANRPIISAINLPSTYAITGALTNEPDFIARVTDVLAAGVGILQLRIPNLSPVHHYELLNVVADLTSLYKVQLQLNTSVATFNQIQMLLPQINAGLHLNRHEAAELIERPVAHNILLGVSCHNAQEIEHAQAIGADYLLLSPVNYTQSHPDLLPLGWAAFSELVELANVPVYALGGVGEEDLNLARANGAQGIASISAWW